The DNA region TTTGAACTTGGCTTTAGGTagaattagtctaattaattagattttcgTTTTCCATAGCCACAACATTGCAGGCCAGGAAGTCTATTgccagcagcagcagcatcaTCGGCGCCGCAACAGCCTCGCAGACTCAGGTAGACAGCAACACCGACCGTGCCGGTGCATTAGATCTTTTGTTCTTAAAAGCCGTCTCATTCTCCGACAGCGTATTACTAATAACAGCCCTATGTTTCCACGCGGTGTTCGAAGGAATCACTGTGGGTTTAGCCGACACAGAAAACAGAGCTTGGAGAGCCCTGTGGACTGTCGGCTTAAACAGAGTATTTGCTTCCATTGCCATGTCTACGGCTCTCTTAAAAACCAATATTCCCGACTTCCCTCTTTCGTCATGCGTCGCTTACGCCTTCTCGTTCGCGATTTCCAGCCCCGTTGGAATCGCAATAGGGATCGTGATGGACGCAACAACAAGAGGGTTTGTTGCAGACTGGATTTACGCAATAGCTATGGGTTTTGGATGCGGGGTTTTCATTTGGGTTTCGGTTAGTCATTTGTTACTCAACGGTTTCATGCCGCCGCAGAGAAGGATCTCTGTCAACACGCCTCATCACAAATTCCTCGCAGTTATTACCGGCGTCGGAATTGTTTCCGTCGCTATAATATGGGATCaatattgaaaatgaaaatgctttcattattaattagaaCGAAATCTGAACGATGTTATTATATCAATGATATATGTATCTTCTTATTAATTTGAAAGAATGctaacaaaagaaagaaaaacataagaTCAAGAAACGCCGCTGCTGCCAATGGAATCTAATTTCTTGAGAACCACTTGATAAATCATATCCACCTTAATTGTCTCTACATCGATGAATAAACCATAAGCATTCGATTGGTTCTTTATTTCGCCTTTCAATACTCCCATTGCAATCTTGCTTACCATATTCAGATACTCGCTTGGCATCATCCTCATCTCTACACAAAGTCATTCATCCTATacataataatacaaatatctCTCAATAATGTGAAGAATCAAGAAGATATCGGGTTAGGGATTAATAAAGATTCTTACCACCCGCGAGAGTAACTCAGCCTTTTGAAAACTAGAAATGGGAAAATCATCAAATTCTACTTATTACGTACCATCTTTGGCGGCCGTTTCATCAATAGAAAGACTACCTACATCTGCCATTGCATTGCATTAATAGAATTAGAAAATAGTTAAATGAAACTTTACTACatcttttattcaaaataacaaCAAACCAGTTATTAAGCTGCTAGCTTCCTTCGACATTTGATGAtgatcttcatttttttttcttattgttGCCCCCCATAGCAATAGGTTATTCTCTGTTCTTGCCGGTAACATGAGACAAATCCTAAAAATTGCATGGAAACTCCcattaatataaaactaattaaaaatgacagaatttcaaaaacataaattatgctTTATAATTACTGGAAGAGGAAAACAGAAAACAAGGGGATTTGATGTAATAAGATTTGTAGTGGTCGATACAAACTGGTTCGGTTTTGGTTCCTACATGCTCCATTCAATACATTTCAAGAACCTAATTAAattcatgatgatgatgaaacacaataaaaaaaatagggaTATCATATTATCATAGTTAGTTAGTTATCTAAAAGTAACGTCTCCATTCCAGTTAGGACATAgacagtggcggacccagaaatattttctcgggggggccaaatacctaataacgtagcattttttgctatcaaataaatgcat from Impatiens glandulifera chromosome 5, dImpGla2.1, whole genome shotgun sequence includes:
- the LOC124940375 gene encoding zinc transporter 2-like produces the protein MPSFLIADSPPPPEPQDLRSKSLLLVKIWCLLVLFAVTLFAGVSPYLMKWSDGFLLIGTQLAGGVFLGTALMQFLSDSNDVFQNLTDKHYPFAFLLAALGFSFSMLADCLILHLCRKHSNFSPNAADATTLQARKSIASSSSIIGAATASQTQVDSNTDRAGALDLLFLKAVSFSDSVLLITALCFHAVFEGITVGLADTENRAWRALWTVGLNRVFASIAMSTALLKTNIPDFPLSSCVAYAFSFAISSPVGIAIGIVMDATTRGFVADWIYAIAMGFGCGVFIWVSVSHLLLNGFMPPQRRISVNTPHHKFLAVITGVGIVSVAIIWDQY